The following are encoded in a window of Lactobacillus panisapium genomic DNA:
- a CDS encoding ATP-binding cassette domain-containing protein, which yields MLKTKNLTFSYDEKKPILQDVNLNIPTGKFSLLIGPTGCGKSTLLKILAGLYPKYAGKVSGTVDLNGLKSAMMFQNAGEQFTMATPREEIIFALENLKIDREHYSKRLQKATSFTQIDQLLDQKINTMSGGEQQRVALAVLIAMDVDLFLLDEPFASCDPAARQFLIKKLAHLRDLGKTIILSDHVLADYEGICDCLFKFTGHQVTALSTAEKKQLLQQNDHHEHYSFALPTNETSCFELTNTLIKQNRLLLKQEHLKIVAGKATLITGPNGVGKTSLFNALTKMLTYTGSLTYRQKEIRNLRMRKYLRQVGQIFQSASDQFINVSVEDELNLSKKMRTSNFYSDQKIAKEVKDLDLDQTLDQVVYSLSGGQQKKLQILLMLIADQDVLLIDEPLSGLDHESAQKVMGLLRESQEKRGQTLLIISHELTNLADWCDYHLVFDQQQLTYVDE from the coding sequence TTGCTGAAAACTAAAAACCTTACTTTTTCATATGATGAAAAAAAGCCTATTTTGCAAGATGTTAATCTTAATATCCCGACGGGCAAATTTTCCTTATTAATCGGGCCAACAGGTTGCGGTAAATCGACGCTATTAAAAATTTTAGCTGGCCTTTATCCTAAATATGCTGGTAAAGTTAGTGGAACTGTCGATCTTAATGGGCTTAAGAGTGCAATGATGTTTCAAAATGCTGGCGAGCAATTCACAATGGCAACACCACGTGAAGAGATCATTTTTGCACTTGAAAACCTGAAAATCGACCGTGAGCACTACTCAAAACGATTGCAAAAAGCAACTTCTTTTACCCAGATCGACCAGCTGCTTGATCAAAAAATCAATACTATGTCTGGCGGTGAGCAGCAACGAGTAGCTCTTGCTGTTTTAATTGCAATGGATGTCGATCTTTTTCTGCTTGATGAGCCTTTTGCAAGTTGCGACCCTGCTGCCCGCCAATTTTTAATTAAAAAGTTGGCTCATCTTCGTGACTTAGGAAAAACAATTATTCTAAGCGACCATGTTCTAGCCGATTATGAGGGTATTTGTGACTGTTTGTTTAAATTTACCGGTCACCAGGTTACTGCCTTAAGCACTGCCGAAAAAAAGCAGCTTCTTCAGCAAAATGACCACCACGAGCATTATTCTTTTGCCCTACCAACTAATGAAACAAGCTGCTTTGAACTTACTAATACCTTAATTAAGCAGAACCGGTTACTGCTAAAACAGGAGCACTTAAAGATTGTGGCAGGCAAAGCCACCCTAATCACTGGCCCTAATGGTGTGGGGAAAACATCGCTTTTCAATGCGCTAACCAAGATGCTCACATACACTGGTAGTTTGACTTACCGCCAAAAAGAAATTCGCAACTTGCGCATGCGAAAATATTTGCGTCAAGTCGGGCAGATATTTCAAAGTGCAAGTGATCAATTTATTAACGTTTCCGTTGAAGATGAACTTAACCTCAGTAAAAAAATGCGCACTAGCAACTTTTATTCCGATCAAAAAATCGCGAAAGAGGTGAAAGACCTTGATCTTGACCAGACACTAGACCAAGTCGTCTACTCACTTTCGGGCGGTCAACAAAAGAAATTACAAATTTTATTAATGCTAATTGCTGATCAAGACGTTTTATTAATTGATGAGCCCTTAAGCGGCTTAGATCACGAATCGGCACAAAAAGTAATGGGTCTGTTGCGCGAAAGCCAGGAAAAAAGAGGGCAGACACTTCTAATTATCAGCCATGAACTAACTAATTTGGCAGATTGGTGCGATTACCACCTTGTATTTGACCAGCAACAATTAACATACGTAGACGAGTGA
- the htpX gene encoding zinc metalloprotease HtpX: MLFQQIASNKRKTTGILILFVIILALVGAGLGFIWGNRPLLGVIIALIFSAIYMLIVLPNPANMVMSLNHAQEIHEQDNPVLWHVVQDMALVGKVPMPRVFIINDPSPNAFATGRDPNHSAVAVTQGLLDMMNREELEGVLGHEISHIRNYDILVSTIAAVLVGVISYLSGIASRYIWWIDDDRDSDNDNGNTIVVIFKIVAIIFVLILGPICASLAQMALSRNREYLADASSVELTRNPHGLISALTKIDGSDPMKAADPSSAGMYIEDPLRKRHGLTHLFDSHPPTSDRIKRLEKM, encoded by the coding sequence ATGTTATTTCAACAAATTGCCAGCAACAAACGCAAAACTACTGGCATCTTGATTTTATTTGTCATTATTCTCGCCTTAGTTGGTGCCGGATTAGGTTTTATCTGGGGCAATCGACCTTTATTAGGGGTAATTATTGCGCTTATTTTTAGTGCGATTTACATGTTAATTGTCTTGCCTAATCCCGCTAATATGGTTATGAGTCTAAATCATGCCCAAGAAATTCATGAACAAGACAACCCCGTTTTATGGCACGTTGTTCAAGATATGGCGCTAGTCGGCAAAGTACCAATGCCACGCGTTTTTATTATCAATGATCCTAGTCCTAATGCTTTTGCAACCGGACGGGATCCAAACCATTCTGCGGTTGCTGTCACCCAGGGCTTACTTGACATGATGAATCGCGAGGAACTTGAGGGCGTTTTAGGTCACGAAATCTCACATATTAGAAATTATGATATCTTGGTTTCCACTATTGCAGCCGTACTGGTTGGTGTCATTTCATATTTATCAGGTATTGCCAGTCGCTATATTTGGTGGATTGATGATGATCGCGACAGTGACAACGATAATGGCAATACTATTGTCGTTATTTTCAAAATCGTGGCGATCATTTTTGTACTTATTTTAGGACCTATTTGTGCCAGTCTTGCTCAAATGGCTTTATCACGCAACCGTGAATATTTAGCAGATGCTTCTTCAGTTGAGTTGACCCGTAATCCTCACGGTTTGATTTCTGCTTTGACAAAAATTGACGGTTCTGACCCCATGAAAGCTGCTGATCCAAGTAGTGCTGGCATGTATATCGAAGATCCGCTACGTAAACGACATGGTCTTACCCACTTATTCGACAGTCACCCGCCTACAAGTGACCGAATTAAACGTTTAGAAAAAATGTAA
- a CDS encoding LemA family protein — protein sequence MSNSTWLIIIIAIIVILLIAIYIAIYNGLQKAKVYTDESWSQIDVQLKRRNDLIPNLVETTKGYAKHESETLERVVQLRNQLTAIPSDDHAQTLKVSNQISDTLRSIFALSENYPDLKANQNFAQLQEELTNTENKIAYSRQLYNSSAALYDQKLLTFPSNIVANIHGFRKVDYLQTSEAEKEVPKVKF from the coding sequence ATGTCAAATTCAACTTGGTTAATAATAATTATTGCAATTATTGTTATCCTGCTCATCGCAATTTATATTGCAATCTATAACGGCTTACAAAAAGCTAAAGTTTACACTGACGAATCTTGGAGCCAGATTGATGTGCAATTAAAACGGCGCAATGATTTGATTCCTAATTTAGTTGAAACTACTAAGGGCTATGCCAAGCATGAAAGTGAAACTCTGGAAAGAGTTGTTCAATTGCGGAACCAGTTGACTGCTATTCCAAGTGATGATCATGCCCAAACGCTAAAGGTTTCTAACCAAATTTCTGATACTTTGAGATCAATCTTTGCTTTATCGGAAAATTATCCTGATTTAAAAGCTAACCAGAACTTTGCTCAACTGCAGGAAGAATTAACCAACACTGAAAATAAAATTGCTTATTCACGGCAACTTTACAATTCATCTGCAGCTCTTTACGATCAAAAGTTGTTAACTTTTCCTTCCAATATCGTTGCTAATATCCACGGATTCCGCAAAGTTGATTACTTACAAACGAGTGAAGCTGAAAAAGAAGTACCTAAAGTTAAATTTTAA
- a CDS encoding iron-sulfur cluster biosynthesis family protein, whose amino-acid sequence MSNSETVNVNIKSAAADKVKNQVEDGQIVLLSLNDGSNKYSDVGGSCAAGSRFQFVILDKQDPDFSIEVENNAGLKIYTSPAEMQYLGNDLVVDVKNAAMSLSDDSGVIDGAMTINEYKPSDQ is encoded by the coding sequence ATGAGTAATTCAGAAACAGTTAATGTTAATATTAAATCTGCTGCTGCAGATAAAGTAAAAAACCAAGTTGAAGACGGTCAAATTGTTTTGCTATCTTTGAATGATGGTTCAAACAAATACTCAGATGTTGGCGGTTCTTGTGCTGCTGGCTCACGTTTCCAATTTGTAATTTTGGATAAACAGGATCCTGATTTCTCAATTGAAGTTGAAAACAATGCTGGTCTTAAGATTTACACTAGTCCTGCTGAAATGCAATATCTTGGCAATGACCTAGTTGTTGATGTGAAAAATGCAGCAATGAGCTTGTCAGATGATAGTGGTGTTATTGACGGCGCAATGACAATAAATGAATACAAGCCATCAGATCAATAA
- a CDS encoding AraC family transcriptional regulator translates to MAAVKLEQYLVSVLDSTNADTNEVRLKPGNKAFNLFRVYLENHNTGIHRYQTSNPTILYEAEGMAKTKINGQNLTLKAGNLLFLQEKCGYEVEKQGKNDLLVKLEFSSKVNCADFLGEKTTLNSREQKVAEQLVQILKTKRLLSLRCSQMSRPSQLMKKVIDEYLNHNLFTRSIIAAELRILVITAIRNQDLETAPANQHKFAQTALERYIDANYTDITLNKTAEHFGLNPNYFSSLVKQKTGKSFVEHVDERRMQEARNLLARPDISVKEIIARVGYNGKSFFYKKFNEYYHETPVQMRAELFRQANINLK, encoded by the coding sequence ATGGCAGCAGTTAAGCTAGAACAATATTTGGTAAGTGTATTGGATTCAACTAATGCGGATACGAATGAAGTCCGGCTAAAGCCCGGAAACAAGGCCTTTAACCTGTTTAGGGTTTACCTTGAAAATCATAATACGGGCATTCACCGGTACCAAACCAGCAATCCCACAATTTTGTACGAAGCTGAAGGCATGGCAAAAACTAAAATTAACGGACAAAACTTAACTTTAAAAGCGGGTAATTTGCTGTTTTTGCAAGAAAAATGTGGCTATGAGGTCGAAAAACAAGGGAAAAATGATCTTTTGGTCAAATTAGAATTTAGTTCAAAGGTTAATTGCGCGGATTTTCTGGGAGAAAAAACAACGCTCAATTCACGTGAACAAAAAGTAGCCGAACAGCTTGTTCAGATTCTCAAGACTAAGAGACTATTAAGTTTGCGCTGCTCACAAATGTCGCGCCCGAGTCAGTTAATGAAAAAAGTTATTGATGAATATTTAAACCACAATCTTTTTACGCGCAGTATTATTGCAGCCGAATTGCGAATACTTGTGATTACGGCAATTAGAAATCAAGACCTGGAAACAGCGCCAGCTAATCAACATAAGTTTGCGCAAACGGCGTTAGAGCGTTACATTGATGCAAACTATACTGATATTACTTTAAATAAAACAGCAGAACACTTTGGACTCAACCCGAATTACTTTTCCAGTTTAGTTAAGCAAAAAACTGGTAAGAGCTTTGTTGAACATGTTGATGAACGCCGGATGCAGGAGGCACGCAATTTGCTTGCTCGGCCTGACATTTCGGTTAAAGAAATCATCGCGCGGGTCGGTTATAACGGTAAATCATTCTTTTACAAAAAGTTTAATGAATATTACCATGAAACGCCGGTACAAATGCGTGCGGAACTGTTTAGACAAGCCAATATCAATTTAAAGTAA
- a CDS encoding SLC13 family permease: MTVLKKIFSDKILQITVVVTVISLFFARPRPADINLHTIFSVAAMLIIIQIYAYLHVLDVLAYKLTSIADNMRKLNILFTLLAIISGMFLGNDITALTLIPLYLNIAKRCDLPQILPVTLIGMGANIGAAFTPWGNPHNIFLVSKYSVTALEFFSWSLPYLLAAVAITFIIFHFIPQKKIPVQDIKQINISVRPTVITTAVFALFFLGVFKVINVAIPMIVAAILALIINPRILLKIDYALLLTFTCFFIFISDIQQIPMIVTLIHTMVNSETSTYFTSIISSQIISNVPATILVGKFTTFAKALFLGSNIGGFGSPIGSMANMLVLKTFTQNATVSRSEFFKKWLLMQYAGLIILTLIGWALILL, from the coding sequence ATGACCGTCTTAAAAAAGATCTTTAGTGATAAAATTCTGCAAATTACCGTTGTGGTGACGGTAATCAGTCTTTTCTTTGCTAGACCTCGGCCGGCGGATATTAACTTACACACAATCTTTTCTGTCGCCGCGATGTTAATTATTATTCAAATTTATGCTTACCTGCATGTTCTCGATGTACTAGCTTACAAATTAACTAGTATTGCCGATAACATGCGCAAGCTCAATATCCTGTTTACGCTACTGGCGATCATTTCTGGGATGTTTTTGGGTAATGACATAACAGCGCTTACATTAATTCCCTTGTACTTAAACATTGCTAAAAGATGCGATTTACCGCAAATTCTACCAGTTACCTTAATCGGAATGGGAGCCAACATCGGAGCCGCATTTACTCCGTGGGGTAACCCACATAACATTTTTCTTGTTAGCAAATATTCCGTCACTGCACTAGAATTTTTCTCATGGTCACTGCCATACTTGCTTGCAGCTGTCGCGATTACTTTCATCATTTTTCACTTTATCCCACAGAAAAAAATTCCCGTTCAGGATATCAAACAGATTAATATCAGCGTACGCCCAACTGTGATTACTACCGCAGTTTTTGCTTTATTCTTTTTGGGTGTTTTCAAAGTTATTAACGTTGCAATCCCAATGATTGTAGCAGCTATCTTAGCTTTAATAATTAATCCGCGCATTTTGTTAAAAATCGACTACGCCTTGCTGCTAACCTTTACTTGCTTCTTTATCTTTATTAGCGATATCCAGCAGATCCCAATGATTGTTACCCTGATTCACACCATGGTTAACTCTGAGACATCTACCTACTTTACTTCTATTATCTCTAGTCAAATCATTAGCAACGTTCCAGCAACTATTTTAGTCGGCAAGTTTACTACATTTGCCAAAGCCCTCTTTTTGGGATCAAATATCGGTGGCTTCGGTTCACCAATTGGTTCTATGGCCAATATGCTTGTTTTAAAAACTTTTACTCAAAATGCAACTGTTTCCCGCAGTGAATTTTTCAAAAAATGGCTATTAATGCAATACGCCGGTTTAATCATCTTGACACTAATTGGCTGGGCATTGATACTACTATAA